Proteins encoded within one genomic window of Amycolatopsis sp. 2-15:
- a CDS encoding phosphotransferase enzyme family protein, producing the protein MTEEPLVGNVTSGVVRVGDTVRRPAGPWTEAVDAVLAHLRSVGFRAAPRPLGRDERGRQVLEFVPGEVGGPYSPADLRELGRALAELHQALADFVPPPDAVWPRLIPPDREELVCHNDVAPWNIVRAERGWVLIDWDGTAPASTVWDLAYTAQTTADLRTDRPVAESAACLRAFTDGYDLDERQRAELPAALGRRARAMHDFLRANTGTQPWSRIWREDGPYWLATAGYLDGHQDAWRAALG; encoded by the coding sequence GTGACGGAAGAACCGCTGGTCGGGAACGTGACAAGCGGCGTGGTCCGCGTCGGGGACACAGTGCGGCGCCCGGCGGGGCCGTGGACCGAGGCCGTGGACGCGGTGCTGGCGCACCTGCGTTCGGTCGGTTTCCGCGCGGCGCCGCGGCCGCTCGGGCGCGACGAGCGTGGCCGGCAGGTGCTGGAGTTCGTGCCGGGTGAGGTGGGCGGCCCGTACTCCCCCGCCGACCTGCGTGAGCTCGGCCGAGCGCTGGCCGAGCTGCACCAGGCACTGGCGGACTTCGTGCCGCCGCCGGACGCGGTCTGGCCGCGGCTCATTCCGCCGGACCGCGAAGAGCTGGTGTGCCACAACGACGTCGCGCCGTGGAACATCGTGCGCGCCGAGCGTGGATGGGTGCTGATCGACTGGGACGGCACGGCGCCGGCGTCGACGGTGTGGGACCTCGCCTACACCGCGCAGACCACGGCGGACCTGCGCACCGACCGGCCGGTCGCGGAGTCCGCCGCCTGCCTGCGCGCGTTCACCGACGGCTACGACCTCGATGAGCGTCAACGCGCTGAACTCCCGGCCGCGCTCGGCCGCCGCGCCCGCGCGATGCACGACTTCCTGCGGGCGAACACCGGCACGCAGCCGTGGTCGCGCATCTGGCGTGAGGACGGCCCGTACTGGCTCGCGACCGCCGGTTACCTCGACGGCCACCAGGACGCGTGGCGAGCCGCGCTGGGGTGA